CACTCCGTCTTTGTGTTACGTTTATTGCTTCTGTTGTGATAGTTTTCAAATGAgttcgtttcggttttgtgTTGACGTTTATTTTCCGTAGCGATGTGTACCAAATCTGCGTGGCGCACCCGGAACCGTTGGCTGATCGGTTGTACTTGGAGACGAAAACGTTCCTGGAAAATCACGTCCAAACTTTGCTGGATAAGCGCGTGCTAATAGCGGAAACGTCGAATGCTTCCAAGGACGAATCTTCTGCCGGACCTTCATCCAGACTGTCTTACCTGCTGTTGGAGCGATATTATGAAGTGTGGGTAGAATATAGCCATGGTTCGCAGTACTTAAACAATCTTTATAAGTGAGTGTACATGAAACGTAGTGAAAGGCGGTCGCCTCTGCTAGCATTGACTAAAACCCGCGTTCTCCTGGTTTTAGTTACCTCAATCAACAGCACATCAAGAAGCAAAAGCTCAACGAAGCGGAAGCCGTGTATGGTTGCAACAACCATAGTGATAGCCAAGAAAAGATGGAGATCGGTGAGCTAACGCTCGAGATCTGGAACCAGTACATGATACAGCGGCTCGGCAATGAGCTTGTCGATCAGATACTGAGCGGAATCAACGCGGAAAGGGTAAACAATACGAGCGGGCAGTATAATAAAAGCACGGAGGTCATACGGGGCGTGATACAAAGTTTCGTCGCCGTGCAGGAGGACCGCCGTAAGGGATCGCTCAAGCTGTACCAGGAGCTGTTCGAGGCACGCATGCTAGAGGAGAGTGGTCAGAATTTCCGCATCGTTGCGAGTGAATTACTACAGGTACGGTTCGAAGCTGTTCCTTTTTACGGATTGAATGTTAGTAACGAACAATTTGGGCGTTTTTTAGGTTTGCAGCGTCAGTCAGTACATGGAAAGAATAATCAAAAAGTTTGAGGAAGAGGAAAAGTTGGCTAAAATATATCTACATGAAAGGTAAGCGTTGCACTTTGTATGGTTTATGATCAACATCTGTGCACTGCAGTATTTTGATCAGTATGTCCTTCAACGTTGTTGGTTAACGTATATCTGTTTCTAGTTCTCTTCCAAAGCTGCGCAAAGTGTGCGAGGAAGAAATGGTAACCAAGCATATGAACTTCCTGTACTCCGAGTGCAAAGAGATGGTAGCGAATGAGAAAAGTACTGATTTGAGGAATCTTTACATCCTGCTTAAACCGGTTACGGACGGGTTGAAACGGCTGATCGAGGTGTTCCTGGAGCATATCAAGGAACAAGGCAAGAAGACAATTTCCTGCATGAAAGGTGATTCGGTAAGTAATAAAGCTACTAGTATTATGAACGGACAGTCCTTCTAATGCACACGCATACCTCTAAAACTCGTAGGTACATATACAATTCGTGGAAAACATGCTGGACGTGCACAGAAAGTACGAAGAACTGATACATACTACGTTTAAGTCGGATCCATTGTTTTTGGGCGCGCTCGATAAGGCCTGCGCTCGCATCATAAATGAGAAGCACAGTAATAATCAGGTATGCCGCAGTGCCGAACTGGTCGCCAAATACTGTGATAGCTTGCTAAAGAAATCGAAAACGACTGAGGGTGAAATCGACCAGAAGCTGACgcgcagcatcatcatctttAAGTACATCGAGGACAAGGATGTGTATCAAAAGTTTTACAGCCGCATGTTGGCAAAACGGTGAGCAAGACTTTATGACTGTGGATCGTTAAAAAAACGTTTTCCTTTGTTTCGGATCtataatttttcttttgttttttttttctggctgtAGGTTGATTCATGAACAGTCGCAAAGTATGGACGCAGAAGAGTTAATGATTAACAAGTTGAAGCAAGCTTGTGGTTACGAGTTTACCAACAAACTCCACCGCATGTTCACCGACATTTCGGTATCAAACGACTTGAATACAAAGTTTAGCAAATATTTGAACGACAACAAACACGAGACTGGTAAGAATGGGTAGAGGGTTCTTCGGGTTATTTGGCTCTTTCACAAGCATTATCACCTTCTTTCTTATCAACAGGTATCAACTTTTCCGTCAAAGTGCTACAGGCTGGTGCGTGGCCACTAGGACCGACGCAAGTAGTAGCATCGTTTGCCATACCGCAGGAATTTGAAAAATCTATCCGCCTATTTGAGGAGTTTTACCATATCAACTTCAGCGGTCGCAAACTGACCTGGTTACATCATCTGTGCCACGGCGAGATGAAGCTTTCGTTCGAAAAGCGCAACTATATTGTCACAATGCAGACGTACCAGATGGCTATACTGCTAATGTTTGAAAACACGGACAAGTACACGTGCAAGGAGCTGCAAACGTCACTACAACTACAGCAGGAAATATTCCAACGGCATCTGCAAAGCTTAGTTGAGGCAAAGATTTTGCTGCTTAGCGAAGAGGTATGGTGTGCCATTGTTGCGTAACAGCAATGAAGCAAAGGGCACCTTATAACCAAAGCATTTTTCTTCTATGTTTCTTGTCTTTAGAAAATGAATGACGATACGGAAGTTAGCATCAACGTAAATTACAACAACAAGCGAACTAAATTCAAAATAACTACCAACCTGCAGAAGGAAACACCACAAGAGGTAAGTGGCGTGTTGTCCTCGTTATAGTCAAAATAATCTAAAATAGATCATTATGCTTTATGGtcttttttgattaatttgatATAGCTTGTTAATAAGCATGGAAGGTAGTGGTAGCCGGAATAAGATCCTAATAGAATAAAGTTATTCTTGATTCACAGGTGGAGCACACGATGAATGCCGTTGACGAGGATCGAAAGATGTATTTACAGGCGGCGATTGTCCGCATTATGAAATCTCGAAAGGTGCTAAGACATAATACCCTTATACAAGAGGTTAGTAATGCATGGGAATAGTATTTGGACAATGAATCATTAATTCGATctatttgttcttttattcCACCAGATTCTTTCCCAGTCGAAGGTAAGCTTTGCACCGAACGTGTCCATGATTAAAAAGTGTATCGAGTCACTAATCGACAAGCAGTACATCGAACGAACGCCCAACTCCGGTGACGAGTATAGTTACGTGGCATAGGGTGAACGTCCGCCTGCATTATATCCCAATATCCACTAAAAGGGCCCGATTTGGGATCACTGGAcgaattgaatgaaatattaaattgttAACAGTAGTAACGTACCGTAAAACATGGAAGCTTGCACAAGTTCTGCCCAACATCTCCGTGCGCTGGAGCAGTTGTTTATGAAATAATTGGTCGTGTGCAGCAGTGTGATACACGGAAGCTGAGCAAGTAATACagtgaaaacaaatttaaaagcaCTTGAGTTTTGTAACGTGagttgaaaataacaaaaccggTTTGGTCCTAATATGCAGCAGTGTGTGCTGGtggttgtttaaaatttgGCTCTAGTTTGGTTTCTTCCCCCTTAGACCTCAGAGGAATGTGAAGAAAATTCTTTGTACATCACGCTTAGACCAGACATAGAAACgggaatatttgttttgtctgtTACGGTGAATGAACAttttttaatcgattttgttttattctctcTACCGAAAACGTGATCGTGGGATATGTTTTGTGCGATCTTGTTagtgtacctttttttgtaaatataatCTTTTGTACGTGTTCATGTTTTCTTTAACGAAAATCAATTATGAAGCCGGTGTTGAGAGTTTTTTTACgcttaatcgtttttttttattacaatttttatttagtCGGCATCctaaaccacaaaacaaaacaaaaatattacgcTTCCCTATTAGCTTACATTTTACTACAAATATCATTAGGGAAAGAAAACGAAGTGATGTGCCCTGTAAAATGTAAGGTAAACTTTTCTAccgagagagagtgtgtgggATAGAGTTCGCAACAGATGTCTAAACAACACAGTACAGCACAGTACACCTATACCTCGTTTTGCCGATGTTATCACCCTGTTCGACATCATTCTGAAGAATGTTGCGATCTTTCGCTGGTACGAGGTGATATGCCTCTTGCTAGCTAACAATCCTAACCATCTCATAGTTGATCAGTGCAAAGATACAATATTTTCAACTGAGGTATAAAGATTATCTTGAGAAGTTAGTTTGGTTACTTGAGTGTACGAAAGGCCTTTGCAGCCACCCTGAATGAATATCATTGCAACGAAAGTTCAGCAAAGTCCTTCGGGAAAATGTGTCCGTGATCGTTTAATTCGTTCGGGTAACTTTTCTGGGGCAAATGAAGGCTATACAGTGAGGTATAGGTGTATTCAACGGATGAGGCAAGAATCGCCGTTATTTATTCCGTTACAAGTGTAACCAAACCGGCGGACTTCGATTGTATAGAGCGAAATGCAACGTAACAAAATGCATGCATGCTGGTATCGGTGGTATCTGATGCACCAACAATCTAGAGCAGATTGAAGAGCAGATAACTTCCAACACCATACAACCAGAAGGAGCTGCAGGACGAACCGAGCACTGCGGTGAACAACCATCCGAGCAGTGAGAAGATAAGCACCTGGAAGACGATGTCCACGATGAACAGTCTGCGAGAAGAGAAGAAATAAAGCGTGAGGAAGCGAGGAATGTAGCATAAGGAAACAAATTGGACAACGATGCCATACACTTTATCCTTCCTGCGGGCGGCATCGAGTGATTTGGGTTGCTCATTGTTGAGATACCGTCGGACACCCTGCGTCAGGTGGACGAAGTACTCCGGCCATTGCAACTGGGAAACGTTAAAGTTGTACAGCGCTTTGTCCTTCTCCGGCAACGATTGGGCAAGCTGTTGTGTCGCCGGATTGTGGTACTTCCACTCGGTGAAGATAAACTTTTCCAGCCGATTAAGCGAATCCCAAACGTTCGTGTGAAGCCGCATCAACCTACGGAGATGGATTGTGTCAGTAAAGGAGTGAGCCCAACATCCAAAGCGACAGGCAATGATACTTACATCGGGCGACCACCTGTAACGCGCAGTATAAAGTCCAGCACTAGTGCGGGAAGAATGTGCACAAAGATGGATGCCAACTTGTACACCCACAGGCTGGATACGAACTTCAACCGTGGGTACCTGGCGAAGACAGTCGAACATTGCCATTACATAGTTAATGGTTGCACATTTTTAGTTTGCGATGCTACCTACCAGATGGCCGACTTCAGCGGGTATTTGTGGAGGTAATCGTTCATCTGGTCAACCACCGAGCGCCACTTGAAGGGATTCGATGTGCTGGTGGTGCAGTGGAACACTTTCACCTCCCGGAAACTGGAAGGAAACGAGAGAAAAGCCCTCGTTACTCGCATTCGTCCAACTGTTTGCCACTAGCGGGACCGCTCACCTGTTAGTTCCCATGTACCAGCCCAGTACGAGCGTCTGGTTCACGACTGCATCGACCGGAATGTAATCGTAGACGAGATCCACTCCGACGGGAAGTCGGCGGATGACACCCTTGGACGCACCCATCAGGAAACCTTGAGGTCCATTCTTGGAGATGGTCCACCCCGGTGTGGGTTCCTGCCAGGCGCCGGTAACTGTTGAAGATGAAGATTCTTGAAAAAGGCTCCCCCGAAAGAGTTGCGAATGCGCATCAACTTACTCATGCTCGGACGAATAATGGCGCACGGGAACTGTGCCGCATGTTTGTTAACCTCGTGTTCCGCCAGCTGCTTCGTGAACGTGTAAGCATTGGGATGGTCCTTCAGCAGTCTAAAGGAAAGAGTTAATCGCACTGTAATTGGAGTTTACGTCCACATCCGTTTCCGCACAGCGTGCttactttggcagcagctCGTCCAGTGCCGAATCGTTCAGCGTGTCCACCAGATCGACCACCTTCTGGGCGGTTTCCGTGCAGGGATACAGCTTCTCTTCGGCTTCCGTGAGGTACGAATTAACGTACGCGCTGGATATGTGCACCATGCTCTAGAAAGAAGTAACCGGTTGGTGCGCTCATTATTGGCCGTTTTCCACGCATTTCCGTCCGTTCGTGACCGTTCGCTCACTACCTTCAGATTCCTCATTCTCGTGCACAGCTCCAGCACGCGCTTGGTGCCGAGCAGATTGATATTGACCGTTGGTCGCAGCGTGGCCTGGAAGTCGAGTGTAGCTGCCGAATGGATGACCACGTTGGTGTTTTCCACGATCATGGCCTGATCCGCTTGCGAGAGCCCCAGAAAATTTTCACCCACATCGCCCGACACCGGGATGAGCTTCTTGAAGATGTCGGTCGATTGACTTTCGAGCAGTTGCTCGAACACCTGGGAAGGATTTGTTTGAGGGCGTCAGACATACGAGCACACGGGTAAAACGGATGTGCTTACCGAGTTTTTCGTAAGTTCCTGCAGTCTTTCCTGGATCGCTTTACCCTTCTTGGGGCGCATCAGCAGATAGATGCCGCCAACCTGCGGAAGGCAAAGAAAAGTACAATACAGTGTGCGATCGAGTGCGACCTTGCGTGTTTGCCACGATACGTTCACGCTCGATGTGTTTAATTTACGCGAGAGATAAATCGATCAGTGTACATTTATGGTCGCGTTCAGTGTAAACTCTGCCAACCGGTAAAACGGACCACTATAAAGTGGCATCAAGGCATATGGACATATCGACAATATTTGTAAGTAACTTTCCTTGATGGTGCAATTgatgggaaaaaaaatcctcaacCACTCAACAAAATCTGCCTCGAATGCCGAGGGACAGTACGAAAGAACGGCaatgaaaacagaaagcaTGCAACATAAAATGATTGTTATGCAGAGTTGCAGGGTTTTACCGATGAGAATTAGGTGTCGGCATTggtgttttaatatttacttCTATTTGCAGAGGTTTCAATGGAGAGCAACGGATTTTTAACTGAAATTCATTAGACTCACGGATTTCAACTATAAATATTAATAGCTCTGTCGGAATTCTACGCCGGATGGATCTGGTGGATCGATAGTTCAAGTGCCTCGCTTGTGGAGGTATCGTAGTAGGCTCTAAGATCTTAAAAGTGATCCTCGCTTACGCTGATGGCATAAAACCATTCCGCTGCTTCTGTCGATAACAGATTTCGTGTGAAAAATAGTCAGAATCTTTATGGTCATAACTTTTGCTATTTTGTGGAGGAACAACGGAAGAACTGAAATATAGAAGAGTTCTAACTCCATACAGTACAACGAAATAGATTCGCTAGATAAAGGAGGACTGGCGATATCGTCAGAATAACACTGGGTGGTACATTCTTCAGACCCAGTCCAATATTTTTCAATCTTTAAATACAGTAATCATCGTAATATATAACCAATTTCAGAAAATCTTCAGCCTTCAGGGTGAGTGGTTCAAGGGCTTCAACATTAATATTCAGGTAAGTAGCGttggtgaagaaaaaatacgATTAAATTACTCCCATTTTGTTGAAGATTATCGCCCTTCGTCCATGCATGAGTAATTCTTCAGGTTATTGAGATGATGTTTGAATGTCTAATTCTTACATGGTAGACCGAACACCGAACAAAAGCTTCGAACCAATCGAACATTTAAGTCTCACCCGGTAACCCTGCATTCGTACGCTCATTGAGTAAAGTGAATAAATAGTGATCGAGTACACGGCACTGCAATGCATGCAACGTGTGGGCCATATTTACCCGCCACAAGGTGGGGTAACGAAAGAAGGTAACCCCCGCTTCACTACCAACAACCGGCAATAATTCAAGGTTAAATCTGGTAATGGAAGATGAACTATGCTGCGGAAACAACGCGAGCAAACTAATATAATAACGATTGGAGCGCGCAAATGCTTACCACCAACCACACCACATGGTAGGAAGAATCGACCAAGAACAAACAGAGTAGAATAAACGtaggcaacagcagcaaaataaagaaaacaagcgCCGATTCGTTAccacaaacagacaaacatcGCAAACAAGTTCGACCCGCCGCGGCCGAACTATTGCGTCGCCAGACAACCACTTCACACTCATTGACGCGTAAGATTCATGCCGCGTCATTACGTTGATTTGGTACCCCACGATGCTACTATGTAGCGAAGGTTTGGGTTCGAAAATTACCTTCACAGTGCTGTGTGACGTAGGTTTGGAGCAAACGGAAATTAGGAACACTGATGAAGATTCGATTCGCTTTGGTTGTTGGCTGCGGTTTGGTTGCGGCGAATCGCCAAAAGGAACTCCTTCCTCTGGAGGGTGGGAAGagtggggagggagggggggagggattAGCGTTAGGTCAATGCGTAATGCAGCGATggtgtttggtggtggtggtaaagATTGCAATATGCATGCGACGTTGCGCGTGAAGTAGTGTTTTGGATTTTGGAGGGCGAAATgttaacgtaacgtaacgactttttttgggaaatttggTCAATCGTATTGAGACAGTTCGATTGGATCTTACGTGAGCATCTTCCGTGATCCAAAGCGCATGATCGGCGTATGCGTGATTCAGTATTTATCTGGCCAGTACTCAGTGTTCGCATCTACGTCATCGCCGATCGACGAGTACGGCGAGATATTGGAACGTAATTCCAGATGAATTAATGCAAAAATCGTTTATGGCCTATTGGCTTATTGCATGGATCGCCCGGTTTGGTGACTTACCTCAGGTGACGAACGCAGAATCTTATCGATGATGGCAACACCCAGGAAGCCCGTACCACCGGTAAGGAagatgtatttgtttttgtagaAATTTTGCACCTCACTAGCCATCTTGAGCGCTTGTACGTTATTCGTTTCTGCACACTCGAAGCAGGATTCACACGCAGTTCTATGAAATGCAAATGAAGCTATTTTAGTTCGGGAATGACGTCTTGTCAAGTCACACCCGCTAACAAATGGGCAGcaataaaacgaaatgaataatttaacgTTATTTCTAACGCACTACGGAACAGCGTTTCTTCACGTTTCTATCGCGCAACTGGACGCACGGACGGATGAGCTAAGATTGCCACGCGCAGATGCCACGGACGCGAAATTGAAGCACCAGTAAGCCGCGATGCGATCTCGTCGTATGCACACAGGCGACTACACACCCGAACCGATCTTCCCCAGCATCGATCCTTGCGGACGCGAGCGTGCGATCGTCACTTTGGGAAGGGAGGTGTGTAAGCAAGTGGTCGTTTCGTAGTGTTGGAGTGCGTTCCACCACAGTCCAGCGGCTCGCGGCTGGTTTTGTGTGCCGGGAGCCGTCCACTTTCCTGCTTGACTGCAGTATACGCACTCGAGACGCGAACCTGTGACGACGGCCAACCACGGCCGCGCTGCGTTTATGTAATGGTGAAAGTTAGCTAACGGAACGAACGATTTCTATGACCGttaaagcgacgaacccctcGATAACAAAACCGCCTTACTTATGCAGTTGACATTCACAGGGGGAAGTTTGGTGCTTGAAGCGGGGAATGGGATGATGCGGAGGGACAGCAAACAGCAGGTAGACACCCCATTAAGGGGCAGTTTGATAAGGGTAGGGGAAAGGGAGCAAAAAGATGCATAGGTTCGGGAAAGCCAACCGAAAGAGGCGGCCCTGATGAAAACACGTCACCCGATGAGACAGTGAACACATTTTCTTTACACGATCGCCAAACTTTTTCCAGcggggcaacaaaaaaaaaacatttggaGCTGAATTAAACATGCGCGGGGTTGGGAAATTGGCTAACGCATTTCTATTCATTTAGTCACCGCACACACTACCTCTTGAAGACCTTTTGGCGCAGCActcgacacacgcacacaaaaacacgccACGATCTATCGCGATCGCGCAACGTTTGACTCGGAAAGGAGATGAAAACTGTGGGCTGGATGGTCGGCTAGCTCTGGGCCGCAAGCTTCCGTCAACAAAGGCAAATGCGGAGGGGATGGCCGAAACGGGGGCCGAATGGGCGGTATGTATTTTTCTtgcattcaaaaacaaaagatttcAACTGGAGGTGAGCAAGAGCTGTTTGGGAAATTTAACATAAAGttaacaatatttttgtttccattttttgtctTGAAAGCTTGCGGAATATTCTTATTTCTTCAGCTGAAGAAAAACTGATACAATTTTGTAGAAAATGTTTCTgctaaatgttttttttattttattggtaAATTGTAAATATATACACATCTTGGTTGGACGGGGTTTTTATGTTTGGCATGAAAACGATATGTTACTGCACTTTCGTCCAGCTATGACGTTAAGCTTCGTTAAACAGTGATGGATTTTAACGAAGAGTTTTCCACGAGGCTGTTTTCCACCTAGCGCAACATTATGAGACAGAGATGGACAAACATATTATCGaattagtttaaaatatttctttaaacctttttttaaGTATCGCT
The Anopheles moucheti chromosome 2, idAnoMoucSN_F20_07, whole genome shotgun sequence genome window above contains:
- the LOC128309717 gene encoding putative fatty acyl-CoA reductase CG8306, producing MASEVQNFYKNKYIFLTGGTGFLGVAIIDKILRSSPEVGGIYLLMRPKKGKAIQERLQELTKNSVFEQLLESQSTDIFKKLIPVSGDVGENFLGLSQADQAMIVENTNVVIHSAATLDFQATLRPTVNINLLGTKRVLELCTRMRNLKSMVHISSAYVNSYLTEAEEKLYPCTETAQKVVDLVDTLNDSALDELLPKLLKDHPNAYTFTKQLAEHEVNKHAAQFPCAIIRPSMITGAWQEPTPGWTISKNGPQGFLMGASKGVIRRLPVGVDLVYDYIPVDAVVNQTLVLGWYMGTNSFREVKVFHCTTSTSNPFKWRSVVDQMNDYLHKYPLKSAIWYPRLKFVSSLWVYKLASIFVHILPALVLDFILRVTGGRPMLMRLHTNVWDSLNRLEKFIFTEWKYHNPATQQLAQSLPEKDKALYNFNVSQLQWPEYFVHLTQGVRRYLNNEQPKSLDAARRKDKVLFIVDIVFQVLIFSLLGWLFTAVLGSSCSSFWLYGVGSYLLFNLL
- the LOC128309716 gene encoding cullin-2 gives rise to the protein MSLKPRRIVFEDVWIELREAVQKVITLQGIKHDIWNNLFADVYQICVAHPEPLADRLYLETKTFLENHVQTLLDKRVLIAETSNASKDESSAGPSSRLSYLLLERYYEVWVEYSHGSQYLNNLYNYLNQQHIKKQKLNEAEAVYGCNNHSDSQEKMEIGELTLEIWNQYMIQRLGNELVDQILSGINAERVNNTSGQYNKSTEVIRGVIQSFVAVQEDRRKGSLKLYQELFEARMLEESGQNFRIVASELLQVCSVSQYMERIIKKFEEEEKLAKIYLHESSLPKLRKVCEEEMVTKHMNFLYSECKEMVANEKSTDLRNLYILLKPVTDGLKRLIEVFLEHIKEQGKKTISCMKGDSVHIQFVENMLDVHRKYEELIHTTFKSDPLFLGALDKACARIINEKHSNNQVCRSAELVAKYCDSLLKKSKTTEGEIDQKLTRSIIIFKYIEDKDVYQKFYSRMLAKRLIHEQSQSMDAEELMINKLKQACGYEFTNKLHRMFTDISVSNDLNTKFSKYLNDNKHETGINFSVKVLQAGAWPLGPTQVVASFAIPQEFEKSIRLFEEFYHINFSGRKLTWLHHLCHGEMKLSFEKRNYIVTMQTYQMAILLMFENTDKYTCKELQTSLQLQQEIFQRHLQSLVEAKILLLSEEKMNDDTEVSINVNYNNKRTKFKITTNLQKETPQEVEHTMNAVDEDRKMYLQAAIVRIMKSRKVLRHNTLIQEILSQSKVSFAPNVSMIKKCIESLIDKQYIERTPNSGDEYSYVA